One segment of Ureibacillus thermophilus DNA contains the following:
- a CDS encoding chromate transporter: MIYIQIFLAFFYPGILGYGGGPASIPLIEHEVVDKYGWMTTTEFSEVLALGNALPGPIATKMAGYIGYEVGGIFGAIVALLATVGPSLLAMLILLNILYRFRQSPRVERLSSFVLPAIAVLLAEMTFDFVKTSYDMIGFIASILLIIGAYVALEKLKIHPAYVVMIGLIIGGLFL, translated from the coding sequence ATGATTTACATACAAATTTTTTTAGCCTTTTTCTATCCAGGAATTTTAGGTTACGGTGGAGGGCCGGCTTCCATCCCATTAATTGAACATGAAGTGGTAGATAAATATGGATGGATGACGACGACTGAGTTCAGTGAAGTGTTGGCTTTAGGAAATGCCTTGCCTGGACCCATTGCGACAAAAATGGCCGGTTATATCGGCTATGAAGTGGGAGGCATTTTCGGAGCGATTGTGGCCTTGTTGGCAACAGTGGGTCCCTCTCTATTGGCAATGCTCATTTTACTCAATATTTTGTATCGTTTTCGCCAATCTCCTCGGGTGGAGAGATTGTCTAGTTTCGTATTGCCAGCGATTGCAGTATTGCTTGCAGAAATGACCTTTGACTTTGTGAAAACTTCTTATGACATGATAGGATTCATTGCTTCAATCTTGCTCATTATAGGAGCATATGTAGCTCTTGAAAAATTAAAAATTCATCCTGCTTATGTAGTGATGATAGGTCTTATAATCGGCGGCCTTTTTTTATAA
- a CDS encoding inorganic phosphate transporter, whose product MDTIFIITILIVICALAFDFINGFHDTANSIATSVSTRALPPRTAVMLAAIMNFLGAISFVGVAKAIASDIVDPFSLNQTPDDTTGSVVILAALLSAILWNLITWYFGIPSSSSHTLIGSIAGAAIAAAGFDILNYSGFLGILKALIFSPFIAFAVGFLFMTLFKLMFKNLNLYRTNKGFRTMQIFTASLQAFTHGTNDAQKAMGIITMALIAAGMQHDNTVQDWVRIACALAMGLGTSVGGYKIIKTVGTKIMKIRPVNGAAADLASATVIFGATLIHLPVSTTHVISSSIMGVGSAQRAKGVNWGVARKIVLTWIITMPISAVIAGCIYYILNLFF is encoded by the coding sequence ATGGATACCATTTTTATCATAACAATATTAATCGTGATTTGTGCATTAGCATTCGACTTTATTAACGGATTTCATGATACAGCAAACTCCATTGCTACGTCTGTTTCAACTCGTGCACTACCACCGCGCACAGCTGTAATGCTTGCTGCTATTATGAACTTCCTTGGTGCGATTTCATTCGTAGGTGTGGCTAAAGCCATTGCCAGCGACATCGTAGACCCATTTTCGTTGAATCAAACACCGGATGATACAACCGGTTCAGTCGTAATTTTAGCAGCATTGCTTTCTGCAATATTATGGAATTTAATTACTTGGTATTTTGGGATTCCATCAAGCTCATCCCATACGTTAATCGGTTCCATTGCAGGAGCCGCCATTGCTGCAGCAGGATTTGATATTCTAAACTACTCCGGATTTCTTGGAATTTTAAAAGCTTTAATCTTTTCGCCTTTCATCGCTTTTGCTGTCGGCTTTTTATTTATGACTTTGTTTAAACTGATGTTTAAGAATTTGAATCTTTATCGCACCAATAAAGGTTTCCGTACAATGCAAATTTTCACTGCCTCATTACAGGCATTTACGCACGGTACAAACGATGCCCAAAAAGCCATGGGGATTATTACAATGGCTTTAATTGCAGCAGGTATGCAACATGATAATACTGTACAAGATTGGGTGCGAATTGCCTGCGCCCTTGCGATGGGATTAGGTACTTCCGTCGGAGGTTACAAAATCATTAAAACCGTTGGGACAAAGATTATGAAAATTCGTCCAGTCAACGGTGCTGCTGCAGACTTGGCATCTGCAACGGTCATCTTTGGTGCAACATTGATACACTTGCCTGTATCGACTACCCATGTAATTTCTTCATCCATTATGGGCGTTGGTTCTGCCCAACGTGCAAAGGGAGTAAATTGGGGAGTTGCCCGCAAAATTGTATTGACTTGGATTATCACAATGCCAATTTCAGCAGTGATTGCTGGCTGCATTTACTATATATTAAATTTATTCTTCTAA
- a CDS encoding DUF47 domain-containing protein, translated as MFNPRKSDPFFSSLHKIAENMRDAVHFANDFNVDSMADLKELSIKVKQFETDGDNLIHELIVMLNKSFMTPIEREDILALAIKMDDVLDGIEQCFAHLEMFSIPELDDNMRAFLKYITRSADEIVAAIDLLNKKDLPSMRNHIILIKDYERECDEISRSSIKQLFLNEKDPIRLIKYKDIYNQLEDIADYCQDVANTLETIIMRNA; from the coding sequence ATGTTTAATCCAAGAAAATCAGATCCATTTTTTTCGTCATTACACAAGATTGCAGAAAACATGCGAGATGCAGTTCATTTTGCCAATGACTTTAATGTTGACTCTATGGCTGATTTAAAGGAATTAAGTATCAAAGTAAAACAGTTTGAAACAGATGGGGACAATTTGATTCATGAACTGATTGTGATGTTAAACAAATCATTCATGACGCCTATCGAAAGGGAAGATATATTAGCATTAGCAATCAAGATGGACGATGTATTAGATGGTATAGAACAATGTTTTGCACACTTGGAAATGTTCTCAATTCCTGAATTGGATGACAACATGCGCGCATTTCTAAAATACATAACAAGAAGTGCAGATGAAATTGTAGCCGCAATCGACTTATTAAATAAGAAAGATTTACCTTCCATGAGAAACCATATTATTTTAATTAAGGACTATGAACGTGAGTGTGATGAAATATCCCGTTCTTCCATCAAACAATTATTTTTAAATGAAAAAGATCCAATCCGTTTAATTAAATACAAAGATATTTACAATCAATTAGAAGACATTGCAGATTATTGTCAAGACGTAGCAAACACCCTAGAAACAATCATCATGCGTAATGCGTAA
- a CDS encoding GGDEF domain-containing protein encodes MNHLRFKFLVGMVVLFILTSALIAIINYIHLKEQTKEENALILNRIEQTIIDSIETYEKAIQLLDTNTATTMQKNTEKIIALYKENPNFDEWDFQKLFHELGMHIYIINEENVITHSSYQKDIGLDFRQCCQKLASILDERRKSGEFYHDAMDIEQQTGDVKKFSYMATPDKKYIIELSYNLNDNKVFNAFNFFHTIEELKSLYPYIHDINVLNFGGLALGTPISERRLTDKEREAFEKTLKSKKTEEITGDWKGKQATFRYIYYDSIFNEDQTQNKIVEIIYDKKLWSANLDEYRKMFVIQILIIISFILVLSFAVARPMYLAYHDRLTGLANRSAYEDLLSSVKAKNGMKTAFLMIDLDYFKEVNDELGHQEGDIVLKQVAEIIRSAIPKNALAYRYGGDEFVVILNSITIEETEKVACNIIAKINDFVEQNEDVKNLGVSASIGISFCPDNGNNKNLLYEKADVALYEAKKKGKGQYAIFQNNQSS; translated from the coding sequence ATGAATCATTTACGATTTAAATTTCTGGTAGGCATGGTCGTTTTATTTATATTAACTTCCGCACTAATAGCAATCATTAACTATATACATCTAAAGGAGCAAACAAAAGAGGAAAATGCGTTAATCTTAAATCGCATTGAACAAACGATAATAGATTCTATCGAAACCTATGAAAAAGCCATTCAACTCCTAGATACCAACACCGCTACGACCATGCAGAAAAATACGGAAAAAATAATAGCTTTATATAAGGAAAATCCAAATTTTGATGAATGGGATTTCCAAAAACTATTTCATGAGCTGGGTATGCATATTTATATCATCAACGAAGAAAACGTGATTACCCATAGCAGTTACCAAAAGGATATCGGACTTGATTTTCGACAATGTTGTCAGAAACTCGCGTCTATATTAGATGAACGAAGAAAGTCTGGAGAGTTTTACCATGATGCGATGGATATTGAACAGCAAACGGGGGATGTAAAAAAATTTAGCTACATGGCAACCCCTGATAAAAAATACATTATCGAATTAAGCTACAACTTAAATGATAATAAAGTTTTCAATGCCTTTAACTTCTTTCATACCATTGAAGAATTAAAAAGTTTATACCCCTATATTCACGATATAAATGTTTTAAATTTCGGCGGATTAGCTTTAGGAACGCCGATTTCAGAAAGACGTTTAACGGATAAAGAACGAGAAGCCTTTGAGAAAACCCTTAAATCCAAAAAAACAGAAGAAATAACAGGGGATTGGAAAGGCAAACAAGCTACTTTCCGCTACATCTATTACGATTCAATTTTTAATGAAGATCAAACGCAAAATAAAATTGTTGAAATCATCTATGATAAAAAACTTTGGAGCGCCAATTTGGACGAGTATCGAAAAATGTTTGTCATTCAAATTCTCATCATAATAAGCTTTATTTTAGTGCTTTCGTTTGCTGTTGCACGACCTATGTATTTGGCTTATCATGACCGGCTAACAGGCCTTGCTAATCGTTCCGCTTATGAGGATTTATTATCATCAGTGAAAGCGAAAAATGGCATGAAAACAGCCTTTCTGATGATTGATTTGGATTATTTTAAAGAAGTCAATGATGAACTGGGACATCAAGAAGGGGATATAGTGCTGAAACAAGTGGCTGAAATTATCCGCTCGGCAATCCCGAAAAATGCATTAGCCTACCGTTATGGAGGAGACGAATTTGTAGTTATTCTAAATTCAATAACGATTGAAGAAACAGAAAAAGTGGCTTGCAACATTATTGCCAAAATAAATGATTTTGTTGAACAAAATGAAGATGTGAAAAACCTAGGAGTATCTGCAAGTATCGGCATTTCATTCTGTCCGGATAATGGAAATAATAAAAATTTGCTCTACGAAAAAGCGGATGTTGCATTGTATGAGGCAAAGAAAAAAGGGAAAGGCCAATATGCCATCTTCCAAAATAATCAATCATCATAA
- a CDS encoding CoA-acylating methylmalonate-semialdehyde dehydrogenase → MIVKQDIRKLHHFINGTFVPGTSGRFSNVYNPCTGEVIAHVPLATREEVRQAIETAKSALPQWTALSGGKRSEIVQRFRQLIKEHEEKLIETICEESGKTKEDARGEIQRGLESVDLAINAPHMVKGEYSVNVGGDINMFSRKEPLGVVAAISPFNFPVMVPLAQTSMAVAVGNAIILKPSEKVPQSALYLSKLWKEAGLPDGIWTVINGDQEAVREILENETVKAIHFVGSTPVAEYIYQTGTKYNKRVAALGGGKNFMIVMPDADLEKAANAFIGAAYGAASQRCMALSGVIPVGKETADQFVAILKEKIAKIKVGPYTDEEVDFGPVISKESKEIILGYIDRSLKEGAKLVTDGRHPEIAKNSNGFYLGPTLLDEVTQEMGIFKDEVFGPVRIVVRADSLQEAMNLINSHELGNGVTIFTNNGAAARKFQDEIEVGMVGVNVPIPIPVGYHNFAGWKRSNFGTGVMFGPEQANFFTKRKTISEKWMDMEETSQTTFSFPSK, encoded by the coding sequence ATGATAGTGAAACAAGATATTCGCAAATTGCATCATTTTATTAACGGAACATTTGTACCTGGCACCAGCGGCCGTTTTTCAAATGTGTATAATCCATGCACGGGAGAAGTGATTGCCCACGTACCACTGGCAACTCGGGAAGAAGTTCGCCAAGCCATTGAAACGGCAAAAAGTGCATTGCCACAATGGACGGCGTTATCGGGAGGAAAACGGAGTGAAATTGTGCAAAGATTCCGTCAACTAATTAAAGAACATGAAGAAAAATTAATTGAAACCATTTGTGAAGAAAGCGGGAAGACGAAGGAAGACGCAAGAGGAGAAATACAGCGCGGCTTGGAATCGGTAGACCTTGCCATCAACGCACCGCACATGGTCAAAGGGGAGTATTCGGTAAACGTAGGGGGCGATATCAACATGTTCTCCCGAAAAGAGCCGCTTGGGGTTGTGGCAGCAATTTCTCCTTTTAACTTCCCAGTAATGGTGCCGTTAGCGCAAACAAGCATGGCAGTGGCAGTGGGAAATGCAATTATTTTAAAACCATCAGAAAAAGTGCCACAATCAGCCCTTTATCTTTCAAAGCTATGGAAAGAAGCAGGATTGCCAGATGGGATATGGACGGTTATTAATGGAGATCAAGAAGCAGTCAGAGAAATCCTTGAAAATGAAACAGTAAAAGCTATTCATTTTGTAGGCTCCACTCCAGTAGCTGAATATATCTATCAAACGGGTACAAAATATAATAAACGTGTTGCGGCTCTTGGCGGCGGAAAAAACTTTATGATTGTGATGCCGGATGCAGATTTAGAAAAAGCGGCAAATGCCTTTATTGGCGCAGCTTATGGTGCAGCTTCACAGCGTTGTATGGCGCTATCAGGAGTGATTCCTGTCGGCAAAGAAACAGCAGACCAATTTGTGGCCATTTTAAAAGAAAAAATTGCGAAGATAAAAGTTGGCCCATATACTGACGAAGAAGTAGATTTTGGTCCGGTCATTTCAAAAGAATCCAAGGAAATAATTCTTGGCTATATTGATCGAAGTTTAAAAGAAGGGGCAAAATTGGTGACAGATGGACGCCATCCGGAGATTGCGAAAAACTCCAATGGCTTTTATCTAGGTCCAACTTTATTAGATGAAGTGACACAAGAGATGGGAATTTTTAAAGATGAGGTATTTGGTCCTGTGCGCATCGTTGTGAGGGCGGATTCTTTACAAGAAGCAATGAATCTTATTAATTCTCATGAGCTTGGTAATGGGGTAACCATCTTTACAAATAATGGGGCAGCAGCCCGTAAATTTCAAGATGAGATTGAAGTAGGAATGGTGGGTGTCAATGTACCAATTCCTATTCCAGTAGGCTACCATAACTTTGCTGGCTGGAAGCGATCAAATTTTGGCACAGGCGTCATGTTCGGTCCGGAGCAGGCGAACTTCTTCACAAAAAGAAAAACAATTTCAGAAAAATGGATGGATATGGAAGAAACGTCGCAAACAACATTTTCTTTCCCAAGTAAATAA
- a CDS encoding Rpn family recombination-promoting nuclease/putative transposase — protein MISLNTYKLQKLMDLKIDFSFQKVFGNELIIPFLNALLERPPKDKIHRILQSPANKDEDLAPLSFLCMTNTGKKLHIFINVRNSFDIVKHSLYYAAKAYSNQNYKDICPVFFINLLNYELLNQTESFHTTYLLKERQAEAPLLDVFELHFIEYPTLIKAFEAKKVNLWNDAKARWLLLLGIVDQRFGIFYEDLYKEMNLLSLRDEEIRLAFHKWHELSQQKKEWTAYEKRLQQTLDEEKELHEAKQREKAAYEKGVKQLQINIAKKMLADGMEIEYVAKITGLSLREIESLTKD, from the coding sequence GTGATTTCCCTGAACACCTATAAACTTCAAAAATTAATGGATTTAAAAATTGATTTTAGCTTTCAAAAAGTTTTTGGCAATGAGCTTATTATTCCTTTTTTAAATGCCTTGTTGGAACGCCCTCCAAAGGATAAAATCCATCGAATTCTTCAAAGTCCCGCTAATAAAGATGAGGACCTTGCCCCTCTTTCCTTTTTATGCATGACAAACACCGGGAAAAAATTGCACATATTCATCAATGTTCGCAATAGCTTTGATATTGTGAAACATTCCCTCTACTACGCTGCCAAAGCTTATTCAAACCAAAACTATAAAGACATCTGCCCCGTCTTTTTTATAAACCTCTTAAACTATGAATTGCTCAATCAAACAGAAAGCTTTCATACAACCTACTTACTAAAGGAACGACAGGCAGAAGCTCCCCTTTTGGATGTGTTTGAGTTGCACTTTATTGAATATCCAACTTTAATAAAGGCTTTTGAAGCAAAGAAAGTGAATCTGTGGAATGATGCAAAGGCGAGATGGCTGCTTTTGCTTGGCATCGTGGACCAACGATTCGGCATTTTCTATGAAGACCTTTATAAGGAAATGAATTTATTATCTTTGCGGGATGAAGAAATACGACTCGCCTTTCACAAATGGCATGAATTGAGCCAGCAAAAGAAGGAATGGACTGCTTATGAAAAACGGCTTCAGCAAACTTTAGATGAAGAAAAAGAACTGCATGAAGCTAAACAGCGGGAAAAGGCAGCATATGAAAAAGGGGTTAAACAGCTGCAAATAAACATTGCGAAAAAAATGCTCGCTGACGGAATGGAAATCGAGTATGTTGCCAAAATCACAGGGCTTTCTCTAAGGGAGATCGAGTCGTTGACGAAAGATTAG
- a CDS encoding NUDIX hydrolase has translation MDLRHQIEQYIPYNAQEEKDKELILRYMDTFDNLLTRDNEFAHFTASSWVVNKDRTKVLMVYHNIYQSWSWVGGHADGDADLLRVAIKEAKEETGLKQVTPVLDDIFSIEILGVAAHEKRGKHVATHVHLNATFLLEADEGEILHIKPDENSDVKWFLLDEAVEASTERDLQVVYRKLNEKLRLLQKK, from the coding sequence ATGGATTTACGCCATCAAATCGAGCAGTATATTCCTTATAATGCCCAGGAAGAAAAGGACAAAGAACTAATTCTCCGCTATATGGATACATTCGACAATTTATTAACCCGCGATAATGAATTTGCACACTTCACAGCTTCTTCCTGGGTAGTGAATAAAGACCGCACAAAAGTATTGATGGTTTACCATAATATTTATCAATCTTGGTCTTGGGTTGGAGGACATGCGGATGGAGATGCCGACTTATTAAGAGTAGCCATCAAAGAAGCAAAAGAGGAGACAGGCTTAAAGCAAGTGACGCCCGTTTTAGACGATATATTTTCCATTGAAATCTTAGGAGTGGCCGCTCATGAAAAAAGAGGAAAACACGTGGCGACCCATGTGCATTTAAATGCAACTTTTTTGCTGGAAGCGGATGAAGGAGAAATATTGCACATTAAGCCTGATGAAAATAGCGATGTAAAGTGGTTTTTGCTAGATGAAGCAGTGGAAGCAAGCACGGAGAGGGATTTGCAAGTGGTATATCGCAAATTGAACGAAAAATTGCGTTTATTGCAGAAGAAATAG
- a CDS encoding chromate transporter: MARQKEIFIAFFRSGILGFGGGPSSIPLVKKEVVDIYKMMTDEEFADVLAIGNTLPGPIITKMAGYIGYRVGGWIGLINALFATILPTVILMILFLTTLNQFKGFDFVKGMTNGVVPVVAVMLGVLTWDFLKKSKNALGWKIGSILLFASIIGILILQLHPGIIIGSLLAVALLLPVKKEGNE; the protein is encoded by the coding sequence ATGGCAAGGCAGAAAGAGATTTTTATTGCTTTTTTTCGTTCCGGCATTTTAGGATTTGGGGGCGGCCCATCTTCTATTCCTCTCGTAAAAAAAGAAGTGGTGGATATATATAAGATGATGACTGACGAAGAATTTGCAGATGTGTTAGCCATCGGAAATACCTTGCCAGGTCCCATCATAACGAAAATGGCCGGATATATTGGCTACCGTGTAGGGGGATGGATTGGATTAATCAATGCGTTATTTGCCACTATTCTTCCAACGGTCATATTAATGATTCTTTTCCTTACGACCCTTAATCAATTCAAAGGGTTTGATTTTGTGAAAGGCATGACTAATGGAGTAGTTCCTGTTGTAGCTGTCATGCTTGGGGTGCTTACTTGGGATTTCTTGAAAAAATCAAAGAACGCTCTTGGTTGGAAAATAGGCAGTATTCTTTTGTTTGCTTCTATTATAGGAATTTTGATCCTTCAACTGCATCCGGGCATAATCATTGGGTCATTGCTCGCTGTTGCATTGCTTCTTCCAGTGAAGAAGGAGGGCAATGAATGA
- a CDS encoding methyltransferase: MEFVEMKQQLFERIQQKKLVSATISQPRKKSDTLKRVKLKPVEIKGQYHIQLEYQYERILKHENVLLENFHAFLEVLFQKFRQFHGQFTDSTIQIQLSKKNKVFWKEEKMESIKEVSLAHNRKKNYLLEESTPYPFLVRLGVQTPEGKVKKQKYDKFRQINRFLEFIDDSLDYLPKDRQIRILDFGSGKSYLTFALYHYLKIEKGLDIKVTGLDLKKEVIEECNKIAEDLHYDHLEFLVGDINDYHDETSVDMVVTLHACDVATDMALARAVKWGAKVILSVPCCQHELNRQLNAPQLEIMTQHGLIKERFAALATDSIRAELLKLVGYEVQLMEFIDLEHTPKNILIRAYKTGRKANKKELERYRAFVEFLSAKPFLEKELKEYLS, encoded by the coding sequence ATGGAATTTGTAGAAATGAAGCAACAATTGTTTGAACGAATCCAACAAAAAAAATTAGTTTCAGCTACAATTAGCCAACCTAGAAAAAAATCCGACACACTGAAAAGAGTTAAATTAAAACCGGTGGAAATAAAAGGTCAATACCACATTCAATTGGAATATCAGTATGAAAGAATTTTAAAACACGAAAATGTTTTGTTAGAAAATTTTCATGCTTTCCTAGAAGTTTTATTCCAAAAATTCAGACAATTCCACGGGCAATTTACAGACTCCACCATTCAAATCCAATTATCCAAAAAAAATAAAGTCTTCTGGAAAGAAGAAAAAATGGAATCCATAAAAGAAGTCTCTTTAGCCCATAACCGCAAAAAAAATTATTTATTGGAAGAATCTACTCCTTACCCTTTCTTAGTGCGTCTAGGTGTGCAAACGCCTGAAGGAAAAGTTAAAAAACAGAAGTACGATAAATTCCGTCAAATTAACCGTTTTCTTGAATTTATTGATGATTCGTTGGATTACTTGCCGAAAGATCGGCAAATCCGGATACTCGATTTTGGTTCAGGAAAATCGTATTTAACCTTTGCTCTATACCACTATCTAAAAATTGAAAAGGGCTTGGATATTAAAGTGACAGGCTTAGACTTGAAAAAAGAAGTCATTGAGGAATGCAACAAGATTGCGGAAGATTTGCATTATGATCATTTGGAATTTCTTGTAGGAGACATTAATGACTATCATGATGAAACTTCTGTGGATATGGTCGTTACATTGCATGCCTGTGACGTGGCAACGGATATGGCTTTGGCCCGCGCAGTGAAATGGGGAGCAAAAGTCATTTTAAGCGTGCCGTGCTGCCAGCATGAATTGAATCGTCAATTAAATGCCCCTCAATTAGAAATTATGACGCAGCATGGGTTAATTAAAGAACGTTTCGCTGCCCTTGCAACAGATTCCATTCGCGCTGAATTATTAAAATTAGTCGGCTATGAAGTGCAATTAATGGAATTTATTGATTTGGAACATACGCCAAAAAATATCTTAATCCGCGCCTATAAAACGGGAAGAAAAGCGAACAAAAAAGAATTGGAACGTTACAGAGCCTTTGTTGAATTCTTATCAGCAAAACCTTTTTTAGAAAAGGAACTGAAAGAATACTTATCATAA
- a CDS encoding ECF transporter S component codes for MKIREFTLTTVFLAIILLFALTPIGFIHLGVIKATIIHVPIIIASILLGPKIGAFLGLAFGISSVVTNTMAPTLLSFAFSPAIPVLGTSHGSMWALFVAIVPRVMVGVLPHYLYQWLQKVLRKEKMSLFLTGLFTTVFHTFFVMGSIALIFYDAYSKAVGADNMSGVILAILAVFFSNGIAEAILAAFAASLVVPPLWKVAKKYK; via the coding sequence ATGAAAATAAGAGAATTTACGTTGACCACCGTCTTTTTAGCGATTATTTTATTATTTGCACTTACACCAATTGGATTCATCCATTTAGGTGTTATTAAAGCAACGATAATCCATGTCCCGATTATTATTGCGTCCATTCTATTAGGGCCGAAAATTGGAGCATTTCTAGGACTCGCATTTGGCATTTCGAGCGTTGTTACGAATACGATGGCGCCAACTCTATTATCTTTTGCCTTTTCACCGGCCATTCCGGTATTAGGGACAAGCCACGGAAGCATGTGGGCGTTGTTTGTCGCTATTGTTCCAAGGGTGATGGTGGGGGTTCTTCCACATTATCTTTATCAGTGGCTTCAAAAAGTGCTGCGAAAAGAAAAAATGTCTTTGTTTTTAACAGGTTTGTTCACCACTGTTTTCCATACGTTTTTCGTCATGGGATCAATCGCGCTCATTTTCTATGATGCCTATTCGAAGGCTGTAGGTGCAGATAATATGAGCGGCGTTATCCTTGCAATTTTGGCGGTGTTTTTCTCAAACGGCATTGCCGAAGCGATTCTGGCTGCTTTTGCTGCATCGCTCGTTGTGCCGCCGCTATGGAAAGTGGCAAAAAAATATAAATGA
- a CDS encoding AI-2E family transporter gives MTKKLWFQVGIGLLIGLLIIKYVIEIHWIFKPVVIIIKTIFIPVLISGVLFYISEPLQRWLEKKGLPRWGSISTIVLVLAGVVTGLLFIIGNPITEQVNRLVQNAPSIGDKIMDATDFVLENKDNLPPQVENFIDSVTNSIQDIVVVGSKSIVNFVSGTVSTIFTLILVPFFYIFMLKDHEKFAPNIYKVFTGERRTWVKKTLEEINEVLKNYVQGQVLVSLILATMMLIGYLIIRLDYALLLAIVSFFMNMIPFIGPWISLAPAILVAIIQDPILVVWVCVITLVAQQLESNLITPNIMGKSLDIHPLTVITVVLAAGNIGGFVAIMIGIPTYAVLKVIVKNIYEERKKIKETATKTL, from the coding sequence ATGACAAAGAAACTATGGTTTCAAGTGGGAATTGGTTTATTAATTGGACTATTAATCATCAAATATGTCATAGAGATTCATTGGATTTTTAAGCCGGTTGTGATCATTATTAAAACAATTTTTATCCCGGTCTTAATAAGCGGAGTTCTTTTTTACATATCTGAACCTCTTCAACGTTGGCTGGAAAAAAAGGGGCTGCCGAGATGGGGAAGCATTTCTACGATTGTGCTTGTATTAGCCGGGGTAGTTACTGGACTGTTGTTCATTATCGGAAATCCGATTACAGAGCAGGTAAACCGATTAGTGCAAAACGCTCCAAGCATTGGGGATAAAATTATGGATGCAACGGATTTTGTTTTAGAAAACAAAGATAATTTGCCGCCGCAAGTTGAGAATTTCATAGATTCAGTGACCAATTCCATTCAGGATATTGTTGTTGTCGGAAGCAAAAGCATTGTCAACTTTGTAAGCGGTACGGTTTCAACAATCTTCACTTTAATTTTAGTACCGTTCTTTTATATTTTTATGTTAAAGGACCATGAGAAATTTGCTCCGAATATTTATAAAGTCTTTACAGGCGAACGCCGTACATGGGTGAAAAAGACGCTGGAAGAAATCAATGAAGTGTTGAAAAACTACGTGCAAGGCCAAGTGCTTGTGAGCTTAATACTTGCTACGATGATGTTGATAGGGTATTTAATTATTAGACTTGATTATGCACTGTTACTGGCTATCGTTTCTTTCTTTATGAATATGATTCCTTTTATCGGACCATGGATTTCTCTTGCTCCAGCCATCCTTGTTGCCATCATACAAGATCCAATTTTAGTGGTTTGGGTGTGTGTAATTACTTTAGTGGCCCAGCAGTTGGAAAGCAATTTGATAACGCCAAATATCATGGGAAAATCTTTGGATATTCATCCCTTAACGGTCATTACCGTGGTATTGGCGGCGGGGAATATCGGCGGATTTGTTGCAATCATGATTGGTATTCCTACTTATGCAGTGTTAAAAGTTATTGTGAAAAATATTTATGAAGAGAGAAAGAAAATTAAGGAAACAGCGACGAAAACGCTATAA